The DNA region AATTATGAAATCAGTTGTAGGAGATGAAAACTGTTACATAGATAATGAAATTACATTATTTATGAAAGAGGATCACTGTTTCATATAGAAATCAAACAAGGATAACTGACTAAAACTAAATTATGCAAGAAAGTGTATTGATATAACATTAACAGATGGATTACATTGAACAATATGAGTTGATAACAGCTAAAACTTCACCGCTTAAAGCACTTTCTCACTTACTGAGCTGTAGAAATATATGAAGATAATACTTGAACTATGACTGAATATCATTATAGTGTTTGATTTGATTATTCCATGACCATGATTTATGAAACAAAATGATTTTGTTTACATAACAGTATGGTTCAAAATATGGTTTACAATAACTCTTACATAACATATTGTTCATAAATTGTGACCTACTTTCGAAAAGAAATGTACCATGGAAGTCATTTTTTAAGAtcgtggttgaaggtagtcaccAGGGTTTTCTGCTGACTACCTCAAACCACTAACTTATCCCAACATAGTGCactcaatgtcgagtcacctagactagtggccatattAAAACTTGgttgataggattcgatctgcactaagaagtacctgacatacatgacatttatcagcacccagtgatcaatcaattgtaaactaTATTTTTTTACAGCTTATCAAATATTTTACACTAGAATATATTGGAAGTTAGATAAACTACCAACAAAATAATTGTCACTTTTGTCCAAAATACAATATGTTTCGATTCAACACTAGTATATAAAAGATTATTTGAAAtcgaattatttatttgatgaatatGAGATAAACAAAGTTATAGCATTTAGCGCGATTGTAACAAACATAGTAGCCACGAAATTTCTATTGGCCCCCAAATGTTCTAGTATGGCCGAGGGTGAGAAGAGTCAGCTCTCgctcttcaaatgctctcacatggccacacctatataaccactgccagggaagtcctactcactgcaatCTCGTggtaggggtgttgtttacaaaatcgagaggacgaaaagcaaatgtccggagctttaaccgggttgttggacacggagagtccacctagaggagttggaaaacccttattccaaagcaatagtgtacatgggctccagtatcctaaggaaacaaGTGGCGTACGAACCTATTGTTgttcatcggctaccatgggactgcatctcttaacgttgctccactgccttgtggattagaattttacgtcgaaggctctgggtgtgttcccctaagaaaaccacgtgcttcgatttgggcacccgggcagtttcacagcccacacacaaatcaagtgacttgtgtggtgcatatatattcagtgcccttttgtaccaatatttgtgttcaaataaaaataaaataaataataaatcaacttTAGCTGATGCAAAGGTCCATTATTCACTTTGTGAgctttattttcattcttgacTATTTATTTGTTAACTAACAAACAACTCGTTAATGCACACCCCACCCCACCTAAACTGCTACGAAACTGAAGATAGTCTGGGCCAATCAGAAAAATGGTGGATAAGTGATGTTGATGAATTCAGGCTACTGATCAAGGTTTGGCTTATTTATCCGGTGGAGAAATATATGCTATCGGCTGAAATCTGGTTCAGTAACCCAAGGGACTTTTGGCAGAAAATGTTTTGAAATTTGCTAAATCTGTATTACGTAACCAACTTAGTAAGTCACCTAGTAACAGCTTTTTTTAAAGATTTGTTTGGTTAATAATGGTATATCAGTTTATAAAGTCCCAAGAGTCAGAATGTTCAATTCAGTCATTGTGAAACCTTTAATTATCTATTAATTCGTTTTAATAGTAATACTATTCATTGCAAATGTAATACATGGAATAGAAATAATGTTAGAAGATAGTATTGGCTACTATCGATCCTTTTACTCAGTATGGTCATATAACTAATGATGGTAATTGTATTGAGTGCATTAATCGGGCGAGatgataatttatgaacaaaccaatcaggtataagacaATAGGTCTTGAATTTTACCATGAAATTTacccatccatttggttaaatagagttttggcattatagctgatgtcagctTGTGATGagaaccataaatctaattcctaacctttaccatcaactgtaaatcataatttgaaTTCCTCATGCTAGTTTATCACCcttatttcatcctaattattaggtAAACACTCTGAAGGTCACTTTAGCATTTttcgaaggtcgtccataaattatagtctcaccaataaTCATTCTAATTGTAAATCGATTGAAGTATAGTCAGTTGTTGGGggaatttgtttattattaatggcaTTCAGTTAATTAATAAGACTTCAAGTGATCTATATTGAAATATAGATCTATATTGAAATatgaaaagaaggcccaggacagagtgggttggagaatgctgatcagcggcctatgctccattgggagtaacaggcgtaagtaagtaagtaagtaatattgaaaTATGAATCAATATTCCATGTACATAAGAGAGTTACTGATTAATGTAAAATACATTGACATATTGTCATTCAATTGAcattttaacaataaactatatcAGTGAATAGATTTAGACTGTAAACGTTTCGTTAAATAATTCTATtcatatacattattattaataagtcAACATAGTTCTAGTTATATATCCCGACAAGAATTataaatggtaacttttgatAACTATTTATGAACATATATCATAGGTATATTCTtaatgtataactattcagtaactagattatgtatatctatactactcttattacaagctttattttgacctatgaactattatgatataatttaccgttcttaagttatgcccaatttattaattacagtctactttattcacagccacttttggctagatcttgtattCTATGGCGctatgtggtttgtttggtttgtatataaacccagtatgtttgaaatatatgattttatATCGTAGAGATTGAGATTAGTCTTCTGTACTTGACAGGCAGGGCTCGGCAAGAAGCAAGGACctataaagactctagactgcttgtacgagtttacgcgtcattggtccaatcgataaattactgttctctaattggcggtatcattacgtgaCATTGATTGGACACAAGACCAAAAGATATAGCACTTcttaatataataaaatttatttcagaaTCCTTAGTTTCCCAAGAAAAAGTACAAGGATTACAATCATATACAGAACATTACAAGCATTTTCGGATAACACCATAATCTCAGATTGGTATTTTGATACTTTCTTCTATAAAACAGTTGCAATGTAGAATTTATGCTTAATACAATCAtataagcagccaaactccagtcttctgaagtttgctgaagccattgctatcaggcgtcaaaaatCTGACTTAcctgttcaaaaggagatgattgttaatctttccttgcttTGGTGATAAATATTGCTTCGttgcattttaaaatttattttcttctttCGTTAAACTCTTTCTTACATTTATTACATCACTAAGTCTTTTTATTCAGACTGTCTTCCAggttaataatcttattttattaactggGCTTTACCCATTTTATTCTTATCAGAGTTTACTCATTacgtaatcacttgtttctgacCGTTTggactgttgtcacaatcaatcTTGTAGAATGTTCTCTCACATAAggtacaatattcagtctattcaatttatttatacccttgctatactataggAATacgtcttcaatataacttccaactaaaccctctcatgtaagtaatttacaaCCATTATGTAAATGCcgtttttaaatatcacaggttgtaagcagctgatgaggaCAAGacgaaatcaaatgaattcatgctattctactAGAATCTTTATCCTTGTTCTTTTCAATCATATAAtcagctaattagttgatatttcTATATTTTGTAGTATTTCTTAAAGTGGGTAGTTCAATTCTATCACATTCATCGACATTCTAAACAATATTGTTACTGCATACTTCACCGTGTAACTCATTCAGAACCTCAAATTATCAACTTCTAGTCTCAATTATTAGATTGTCTTAATATCATTCatatattgtttttaattatttttgattgCTTTCATAATTCAACGTAAATGAAGTCTATGTGCCTATTGAGTTGCTGGCTCACTTTTTTCtcttattcttttctttttcagaTTCTCTCATACATGCTACTTCTCACACTCTCACAGCAAACAAAGTACATTCAGGTATATGCAAACGTACTGAAGAGTGAATGTTACAACTTTAATCTCAAACTATCTTGAGCGTAACGCCACAGAAGAGATTATCTTAAAAATTTTCTATTGGTTGAGTTTCTACGTTTAACGATAACCTTTATCACAGATTAGTAAGGTACTGAAACATCAGAAGAAAACATGCTAAGTGTAAAATACCTGTTGAACTCGCGCGATGGTGCCTTTACTACTGTGAGGAAGTGTCTATCTGAGGTTGGTCAGCTTCTACATAGCATCAACAGGCTTTGGTGCTATGAGGTAAGAATGAGTTGTAGGATGGTAGACGACAGGCATGAtgagaataaaatatataaatatgtggAGAAATCCAACAACACAAAAAACATTAAGGCATTAATATATATAACGTTACAacaaggaacagactcacaatATATTGTTTATGATATAAGCCCATTTCAACGCCTTCAGTCGAACCTATTTTCAGAAGAGGAACGTTATACAACCGTTTTATGACCTTTTATATGACTCCAATCAGGTCATATGATGTTGCTTACAGACTCACCACGTTTTTGGCCAGATATCTAACTCCGATTATGTCATATGTGTGATCGTTTCTGATTGccattgaaatatacatcctcgctatcctcgtatatttcatagacttaaatcgcgttagtgtataacggaattaaataagtcgtatacgagaatggatttttgaatacaaatattttgtacactcactgATCTGGACAGACTACTAGAGGAACAAAGCGAAGGAAACGAACAGAACAGAGCAAAGAGtaatgacgcgcagtggagatgacgggtaagccaactccctttTAGTCAAGCACTAAGCAacatttatagtcacacaaaaataagttgcaAACATGTggtgaataggataagaagtgcatacaccatacgctcatataaaaacaatcaacgttgataagtgaataattaacaaggtcaaaatatgactcaagtagaatggataaattggcctgttcagaagctagaataaggtatatgggcctAACATAGTAACCTACACTACAACAGAATCATAAGCGCGAAATCAAGTCAGTGTGAAACTCGATCAGCATGAGATTTCAAATATGTGTTCACACATTAGAATATTAATTAACTGATGATAAATACTACCCATTTAAAATTATGCAAGTCTGACTGCTAATCTTGAGAGGATATAAAGGAAGTTCTATTGAGAAACTGTCTCTAGTAAAGTTCAACCGTATGGGATATGAGACAGTAACACGTTATAATAATTAGTGGCAGATGATCGTGCAACATCGCAAATTGATAAACATTAAACTCAAGAACCGTCAGATAAAAGCTCACCAATCTAAAAGTCAAGGTCTCGTCACTAAACCAGAGAGTTCGAGTCGAAATCCCGCTAGAGTCATGGTTACCTAGTATTCACTAACTGATTAATCAAAGCTGATTCCGTTAAAAGATCTAAAACAATGTAAACGTATTGAGCAAATAATCAGTCGAGTTTTGTAccaaaataattatcattattattattatcctcatTAACATAATCAAAAGTACAAATTTATATACCTTCAtgtgacatcatcatcatcattatttccATTCACTTATGTTTGTTAAATCAAAACTACACACaatcacacaaacacacacacacaattcgGTCATCAACACCAACTGATTAACTGTAGTAGTAACTAACCAATAAAAAATTACTACTCTAGGTTAATTATATGGTTTTGTTGAGTAGGTGTAAATCAGTAATATTAGTAGGCCTATATAAATTACAACTTCCAACAACTATTTCTTattaacacaaacaaacaaaactcaTATCGATTTACATTTGATGTACTGAACAGTTCAGTGGATTATTATTCGCCATATTCAAACAATACTAATCACAGTCAACAGTAGTAACAATGATCATTGAATTACGTCGTTTGGGTGTTAGTCTGTTATGCTTAGCAGTGGGTCTGAGTATTGCATCGTTGGTAACAAGTCTTTGGGATTGTGGAAATTTATTCTCAGGATGTCAGAATACTGTTCATAAGGAGACTGTATCAGCTGTTGCTGGCTTAATCATTTTAGGCACTGTATGCCTATTAATCATCATCCTATTGGATGCGATTGCACTGTGTTCAGATGTATTCGCCTCACGTGCTGCTTATACAACTGTACGTTTCATCATATTATACTTGGGTGCTGCAGCTCTCTTGATTGGCATACTAGTGTACACATCATTAGTCGGACATCATTGGTCATACTTCTTCGCAGTGACTGGAGCTGTACTAGCAACACAAGTGGCTATATTGGCAATCATGTCGTCAAAATGTGTTACCGTTCGAACCACTACAACAACGAGAACAATTCGAGAAAGTCGTCTGGCACATCGGTAAACCAATTACCAATTCGTTTATTTTGCTTTGAAACATTCAACCAATTTCCCACATTTTATCCTTTCTCTCATTCATGATCATTCTATTTCTCTTGTGACTAATTTAGCTTAAGCAATAA from Schistosoma haematobium chromosome ZW, whole genome shotgun sequence includes:
- the SMPD2_4 gene encoding Sphingomyelin phosphodiesterase 2, neutral membrane (Neutral sphingomyelinase) (EggNog:ENOG410V7DI~COG:T); protein product: MIIELRRLGVSLLCLAVGLSIASLVTSLWDCGNLFSGCQNTVHKETVSAVAGLIILGTVCLLIIILLDAIALCSDVFASRAAYTTVRFIILYLGAAALLIGILVYTSLVGHHWSYFFAVTGAVLATQVAILAIMSSKCVTVRTTTTTRTIRESRLAHR